One Chrysiogenia bacterium DNA window includes the following coding sequences:
- a CDS encoding GxxExxY protein, which produces MNADEDRLNEITEAIIGAAFALSNTLGSGFLEKVYENALALELRLLGLNTVQHAPIEVLYRQECVGEYFADLLVENSVIVELKAIQKLDPTHMAQVMNYLNATGFKIGLLVNFGQPRVEVKRLVHNLK; this is translated from the coding sequence ATGAACGCGGATGAAGATCGCTTGAATGAAATCACGGAAGCGATCATCGGAGCTGCGTTTGCTCTTTCGAACACTCTTGGGTCCGGATTTCTTGAGAAAGTATACGAAAACGCCTTGGCGCTTGAGCTCCGCTTGCTGGGGCTGAATACCGTCCAACACGCTCCAATTGAGGTGCTATATCGCCAGGAATGCGTCGGTGAGTATTTCGCCGACCTGTTGGTGGAGAATTCAGTGATTGTTGAACTGAAAGCTATTCAGAAACTTGACCCAACGCACATGGCTCAAGTCATGAACTACCTGAATGCTACTGGGTTCAAGATCGGGCTCCTGGTGAATTTCGGGCAGCCACGAGTCGAAGTCAAACGCCTCGTCCATAACCTGAAATAG